A single window of Hyphomicrobiales bacterium DNA harbors:
- a CDS encoding conserved hypothetical protein (Evidence 4 : Unknown function but conserved in other organisms), which translates to MSAPHLPKPDFSKNMTLIGHSDQGGRPDGVQLMVNKGYAYIGHMFSKGFSVIDVRDPRNPVAVEYIAAPPNTWNIHLQTHGDLLLVINAKDMFASAEFQDEKAYYTGQIGKKVGTASGTVTERDWTAGMSVYDISTPGKPRKIGFMPVNGGGIHRIWYTGGRYAHASALLDGFTDYIFITIDMSDPANPVEAGRYWLPGMNEAAGEVPTSDRRAGLHHATVSGDTAYGAWRDAGLVIIDVKDPTKPALKLHKNWSPPFNGGTHNCLMLPDRDLLVVADEAVLDNYEDGFKPIWLFDMRDPGNPISISTFPEPAEADYKSKGGHFGPHNIYENRPDGLVSSELIFATYQNAGVRVFDIRNPYRPEEVGAFVPPEPARLVDKRPNRKKVIQSCDVYVDKAGLVYTNDYNGGLFILEFKG; encoded by the coding sequence ATGTCCGCGCCCCATCTTCCAAAGCCTGACTTCTCGAAGAACATGACGCTCATCGGTCATAGCGACCAAGGCGGCAGGCCCGACGGTGTGCAGCTGATGGTCAACAAAGGCTATGCTTATATCGGCCACATGTTCTCCAAGGGCTTCAGCGTGATCGACGTCCGCGATCCGCGCAATCCGGTCGCCGTCGAGTACATCGCGGCACCACCCAATACATGGAACATCCATCTGCAGACCCACGGCGATCTGCTTCTGGTGATCAACGCCAAGGACATGTTCGCCTCCGCCGAATTCCAGGACGAGAAAGCCTATTACACCGGCCAGATCGGCAAGAAGGTCGGCACGGCGTCGGGCACTGTTACGGAGCGCGACTGGACTGCGGGGATGAGCGTCTACGACATCTCCACGCCGGGTAAACCACGCAAGATCGGTTTCATGCCCGTCAATGGCGGCGGCATCCACCGCATCTGGTATACGGGGGGGCGCTACGCCCATGCGTCGGCGCTTCTCGACGGCTTCACCGACTACATCTTCATAACCATCGATATGTCCGATCCCGCCAACCCCGTCGAGGCGGGACGCTATTGGCTGCCGGGCATGAATGAGGCGGCCGGCGAGGTGCCGACGTCTGACAGACGCGCGGGCCTCCATCACGCCACGGTGTCGGGTGATACGGCCTATGGTGCCTGGCGCGACGCTGGCCTCGTCATCATCGATGTGAAAGATCCCACCAAGCCCGCGCTGAAGCTGCACAAGAACTGGTCTCCCCCGTTCAATGGCGGGACGCATAATTGCCTGATGTTGCCTGATCGGGATCTTCTGGTCGTGGCCGACGAGGCGGTTCTGGACAACTACGAGGACGGTTTCAAGCCGATCTGGCTTTTCGACATGCGCGATCCCGGCAACCCGATCAGCATCTCGACTTTTCCTGAACCGGCCGAAGCCGACTACAAGTCAAAGGGGGGCCATTTTGGGCCACACAATATCTACGAAAATCGACCGGATGGCCTTGTCAGTTCGGAGCTCATCTTCGCGACATACCAGAACGCAGGAGTTCGTGTCTTCGATATCCGGAATCCCTATCGTCCCGAAGAAGTCGGCGCATTTGTGCCACCGGAGCCGGCGAGGCTTGTGGATAAGCGCCCCAACCGCAAGAAGGTGATCCAGAGCTGTGATGTCTATGTCGACAAAGCTGGGCTGGTCTACACCAACGATTACAACGGCGGTCTCTTTATTCTCGAATTCAAGGGCTGA
- a CDS encoding Ribose ABC transport system, ATP-binding protein RbsA (TC 3.A.1.2.1): MTTGPAHLADAGASDAMTIRGLYKAFGATKAVQNVDLTLPRGEILALLGQNGAGKSTLVKILAGVISADSGEVLLDGKPYDLRRDRHAIAFVHQDLGLIEWMTVAENIALAQGFTRRFGLIDWSSVEEQARRSLHDIAPAIDPRKRVSDLSRTEKSLVAIARAVGVGASILVLDEPTASLPKDDVEVLFSVLRGLKRRGVSMIYVSHRLDEIFAISDCLLVLRDGRVADARRTAQSNPKSLVGAIMGRALENTFELPPPPTSDAVLECRDITGENVGPVSFAVRRGEIVGLVGLRGAGHEIVSRILIGDEPKVAGAITIHGKPLDHASPSRAIAGGLGMIGADRLAESVARGLSIRENMYLNPLAVGSHLFSWRSPDVETDECREAGRHVGLVPNEPEAPIESLSGGNQQKVVLSRWIRIAPDVLILEDPTAGVDVGAKNEIYRLLARQLEAGRAILLISTDFEEVAAICHRALVFRGGQIESEIDRDAMSVEAVTLASSMADSSSSSGASIQARGR; this comes from the coding sequence ATGACGACAGGGCCGGCACATCTGGCCGACGCAGGCGCGTCCGATGCCATGACGATCCGCGGCTTGTATAAGGCGTTCGGCGCGACCAAGGCCGTGCAGAATGTCGATCTGACGTTGCCAAGGGGCGAAATTCTTGCCCTGCTTGGCCAGAACGGCGCTGGCAAATCCACTCTGGTCAAGATCCTCGCGGGCGTCATCAGCGCCGACAGCGGGGAGGTGCTGCTGGATGGAAAGCCTTATGATCTGCGACGCGACCGCCACGCGATCGCCTTCGTGCACCAGGATCTCGGGCTCATCGAATGGATGACGGTCGCGGAAAACATCGCGCTTGCGCAAGGTTTCACGCGGCGTTTCGGCCTGATCGACTGGAGCAGTGTTGAGGAGCAGGCGCGTCGATCCCTTCACGACATCGCACCTGCGATCGATCCGCGCAAAAGGGTGAGCGACCTCTCGCGAACTGAAAAGTCCCTTGTGGCGATCGCCCGCGCGGTCGGTGTCGGCGCGAGCATACTGGTGCTTGACGAGCCGACAGCCAGTTTGCCGAAGGACGACGTCGAGGTGCTGTTCTCGGTCCTGCGTGGGTTGAAGAGGCGCGGCGTCAGCATGATTTACGTGTCGCACCGGCTCGACGAGATTTTTGCGATCTCGGATTGTCTTCTGGTGCTGCGCGACGGTCGGGTGGCGGACGCGCGCCGGACCGCACAATCGAACCCCAAGAGCCTTGTGGGCGCCATCATGGGGCGTGCGCTGGAGAACACTTTCGAATTGCCGCCGCCTCCGACATCCGATGCGGTGCTCGAATGCAGGGACATTACCGGGGAGAATGTTGGCCCCGTATCTTTCGCGGTACGGCGGGGGGAGATCGTCGGCCTCGTCGGCCTGCGCGGCGCCGGTCACGAGATAGTCAGCCGGATCCTGATCGGCGATGAGCCGAAGGTGGCCGGCGCCATCACGATCCATGGCAAGCCGCTCGACCACGCCTCGCCCAGCAGAGCGATCGCCGGGGGGCTGGGGATGATCGGGGCTGACCGCCTCGCTGAATCGGTCGCTCGGGGCCTCTCGATCCGTGAAAACATGTATCTCAACCCCCTGGCTGTCGGGAGTCATCTGTTCTCTTGGCGTTCGCCTGATGTCGAGACGGACGAATGCCGGGAGGCCGGACGTCATGTCGGGCTCGTACCCAATGAGCCGGAGGCCCCGATCGAAAGCCTTTCCGGCGGCAACCAGCAGAAAGTTGTTCTCTCACGCTGGATCCGCATTGCGCCTGACGTGCTCATTCTGGAAGATCCGACGGCCGGGGTCGACGTTGGCGCCAAGAACGAAATCTACAGATTGCTGGCGCGCCAGCTCGAGGCTGGCCGGGCGATACTGCTGATCTCCACGGATTTCGAGGAGGTCGCCGCCATCTGCCATCGCGCACTCGTGTTCCGCGGCGGACAAATCGAGAGTGAGATCGACCGCGATGCGATGAGTGTCGAGGCTGTCACGCTCGCCTCATCGATGGCCGACAGTTCTTCGTCCAGTGGCGCTTCGATACAGGCAAGGGGGCGATAG
- a CDS encoding hypothetical protein (Evidence 5 : Unknown function), translated as MAEPLILQGWQIVDEANRALSKEKESGFVAPAHLFLKSNIESDGGPKNIYDPGNGYADAYAKIWGVK; from the coding sequence GTGGCTGAGCCGCTGATCCTGCAGGGTTGGCAGATCGTGGATGAAGCCAACCGCGCGCTCAGCAAGGAAAAGGAAAGCGGATTCGTCGCTCCGGCTCACCTGTTTCTGAAGTCGAATATCGAATCCGACGGCGGGCCGAAGAACATCTATGACCCGGGCAACGGCTACGCAGATGCTTATGCCAAGATCTGGGGCGTGAAATAG
- a CDS encoding membrane hypothetical protein (Evidence 5 : Unknown function) translates to MAHPGDRFADPLGLALAGCLLGLLNGLLVEIARIDSFIATLGTGTVLYAIALWYTEGRQIVGMLPPGFTGLYSWQPFGIPVVAFYVLIISVVMWVIMAYTPIGRCLYAIGANPRAAELNGIPNRRFIIGAFVAAGFLGALAGLLLAARLRIGQASVGLEYLLPALVGAFLGSTTIRPGRVNVWGTIVGVAILAVGISGIQQFGGAFYIEPLFNGVTLLIAIGLAGYAQKRHSRFVARSVPSAPQTIHRHPDR, encoded by the coding sequence GTGGCACATCCTGGCGATCGCTTTGCAGACCCGCTTGGGCTTGCCCTGGCCGGGTGCTTGCTGGGACTGCTCAACGGCCTCCTGGTCGAGATTGCGCGCATCGATTCCTTTATTGCGACGCTCGGCACGGGCACTGTGCTCTATGCGATCGCCCTCTGGTACACGGAGGGTCGCCAGATCGTCGGGATGCTGCCCCCGGGTTTCACGGGCCTCTATTCCTGGCAGCCTTTCGGCATTCCTGTTGTCGCGTTCTACGTTCTGATCATCAGCGTGGTGATGTGGGTCATCATGGCCTATACACCGATCGGCCGTTGCCTCTATGCGATCGGCGCCAATCCGCGTGCGGCGGAACTCAACGGTATTCCCAACAGGCGTTTCATCATCGGGGCTTTCGTCGCGGCGGGGTTTTTGGGCGCCCTGGCCGGCCTGCTGCTGGCGGCACGCCTCAGGATCGGTCAGGCGAGCGTCGGTCTCGAATATCTGTTGCCGGCGCTTGTGGGCGCCTTTCTCGGATCGACGACGATCCGCCCCGGCCGCGTCAATGTCTGGGGTACGATCGTCGGCGTCGCGATCCTCGCGGTCGGCATATCGGGGATCCAGCAATTCGGCGGAGCCTTTTACATCGAGCCGCTCTTTAATGGCGTGACCTTGCTGATCGCCATTGGTCTGGCGGGTTACGCACAAAAGCGTCACAGCCGGTTTGTTGCGCGAAGTGTACCGAGTGCACCCCAAACTATTCATCGACATCCCGATAGGTGA
- a CDS encoding hypothetical protein (Evidence 5 : Unknown function), translated as MAATESSPESFCTNLRAGLAMSVNGRIVRSSLAAVFTPLDSMASMVCAHTGFCERLLSAYFFVTERWPK; from the coding sequence ATGGCGGCGACGGAAAGCTCGCCGGAGTCGTTCTGCACGAACCTCCGCGCCGGGCTTGCAATGAGCGTGAACGGCCGGATTGTCCGTTCAAGTCTGGCGGCGGTGTTTACGCCTCTCGACAGCATGGCCTCCATGGTTTGCGCCCACACAGGATTTTGCGAGCGGCTGCTATCAGCATATTTCTTTGTCACAGAACGCTGGCCAAAATAA
- a CDS encoding Gluconate 5-dehydrogenase, translated as MTASQTPLADRNVLVTGGSDGIGLASAVAFSRAGHRVAIVGRDAQKLATAVAQLSANCFAIVMDAGEPRSIEAGIDQLAAQSFRVDILVNNAGLIGNSEPVGRGLDQELRRSMEANFFGPALLCSLLVPSMQSRGWGRVVNVASSAGLFAPPRQLPYSTSKAALIALTRGLAVELARDGVTVNAVAPGPVATPRYLSEKGEAAVASRARAVPSGRLARPDEIAAAILFLADERSSHITGHILSLDGGEAAAGPYTAFSIQR; from the coding sequence ATGACGGCCTCTCAGACGCCCCTCGCAGATCGCAACGTTTTGGTGACCGGCGGCAGCGATGGCATTGGCCTTGCCTCCGCGGTGGCCTTCAGCCGCGCGGGCCATCGTGTGGCGATCGTTGGCCGCGATGCGCAAAAGTTGGCGACTGCCGTCGCTCAGCTTTCGGCAAATTGCTTCGCCATTGTCATGGACGCTGGCGAGCCGCGTTCGATCGAAGCGGGCATTGACCAACTGGCGGCGCAATCGTTCCGCGTCGATATTCTGGTCAACAATGCCGGGCTGATAGGCAATTCCGAGCCTGTTGGCCGAGGGCTTGACCAGGAACTCAGGCGGAGCATGGAAGCCAATTTCTTTGGCCCGGCCTTGCTGTGCAGCTTGCTCGTGCCATCCATGCAGTCCCGCGGATGGGGCAGGGTGGTTAATGTAGCCTCATCCGCAGGTCTGTTCGCGCCCCCTCGACAACTTCCCTATTCGACTTCCAAGGCGGCACTCATAGCGTTGACGCGGGGATTGGCCGTAGAGTTGGCCCGTGATGGCGTGACCGTGAATGCCGTCGCCCCGGGGCCTGTGGCGACACCGCGATATCTCAGCGAGAAGGGAGAAGCGGCAGTTGCGTCGCGGGCACGCGCCGTACCATCCGGGCGCCTGGCGCGGCCGGATGAAATCGCGGCAGCGATCTTGTTTCTTGCAGATGAGAGATCCTCTCACATCACAGGCCATATCCTTTCGTTGGACGGCGGGGAGGCCGCCGCGGGTCCGTACACCGCTTTCTCCATTCAACGCTGA
- a CDS encoding hypothetical protein (Evidence 5 : Unknown function), which translates to MSRLSRSPHRWPTVLRPVALRYRQGGDSHMQSIKSTALEPTIVELEQMSLGQKIKRLIPVYGLLIFTLLMIVVFSILLPNTFPTMLNLRSILGDKAIIAILSLAAMIPMAAGRIDLTVGYGIVLWHILAIALQTRLGLPWPGACWDCSTASWSRLRASIPLLRRSARALCSMRSPSGTRRVARSSGCCPRVSRASIPGSLSAFLLSRSTF; encoded by the coding sequence GTGTCGAGGCTGTCACGCTCGCCTCATCGATGGCCGACAGTTCTTCGTCCAGTGGCGCTTCGATACAGGCAAGGGGGCGATAGCCATATGCAATCGATCAAATCGACAGCTCTGGAGCCGACCATCGTTGAGCTGGAGCAAATGTCGCTCGGTCAAAAAATCAAGAGGTTGATACCTGTCTATGGTCTATTGATATTTACGCTTCTCATGATCGTAGTTTTCTCAATACTTTTACCGAATACATTTCCAACAATGTTGAATTTACGTTCAATATTGGGCGATAAGGCTATCATCGCCATTCTGTCGTTGGCCGCGATGATTCCGATGGCGGCAGGGCGCATCGATCTGACGGTCGGCTACGGCATCGTCCTGTGGCACATCCTGGCGATCGCTTTGCAGACCCGCTTGGGCTTGCCCTGGCCGGGTGCTTGCTGGGACTGCTCAACGGCCTCCTGGTCGAGATTGCGCGCATCGATTCCTTTATTGCGACGCTCGGCACGGGCACTGTGCTCTATGCGATCGCCCTCTGGTACACGGAGGGTCGCCAGATCGTCGGGATGCTGCCCCCGGGTTTCACGGGCCTCTATTCCTGGCAGCCTTTCGGCATTCCTGTTGTCGCGTTCTACGTTCTGA
- a CDS encoding AraC family transcriptional regulator yields the protein MEAMLSRGVNTAARLERTIRPFTLIASPARRFVQNDSGELSVAAIECDRWSESSHGDRLHKMILVVRGQIDVEGEAGGWLVVPNHMIFIPADRAFNLRTSHGMRAHVAFLAPDDHPWHHHGCWVTQANPLVHELLTLMLSLSERAPETAITLRQLFRTLSHLCQEWFSNPKMLWLPAAKSDEMRALIGYISTHLSDVTVASACAACHLAPRTMQRLSQEEFSFGLKSLIIEVRTMRAMELLAQDSMPIESVAQNVGYASVSSFTTAFTNRTGYSPGEYRQRNRTALQSCGI from the coding sequence ATGGAGGCCATGCTGTCGAGAGGCGTAAACACCGCCGCCAGACTTGAACGGACAATCCGGCCGTTCACGCTCATTGCAAGCCCGGCGCGGAGGTTCGTGCAGAACGACTCCGGCGAGCTTTCCGTCGCCGCCATTGAATGCGACAGGTGGAGCGAATCCTCGCACGGTGACCGCCTTCACAAAATGATCCTTGTGGTGCGCGGCCAGATCGACGTCGAAGGAGAAGCGGGAGGTTGGCTCGTCGTACCCAACCACATGATCTTCATTCCCGCCGATCGCGCCTTCAACCTGCGCACCTCACACGGCATGCGCGCGCATGTGGCGTTTCTCGCGCCGGACGACCATCCCTGGCATCATCACGGCTGCTGGGTCACCCAGGCCAACCCGCTGGTGCACGAACTCTTGACGCTCATGCTCAGCCTGTCGGAACGGGCTCCTGAGACCGCCATCACGCTGCGCCAGCTGTTCAGAACACTGTCGCACCTTTGCCAGGAATGGTTCTCCAATCCCAAGATGCTATGGCTGCCGGCGGCCAAATCAGACGAAATGCGAGCGCTCATCGGCTATATCAGCACGCATCTTTCCGACGTGACCGTGGCGTCGGCCTGCGCCGCCTGTCATCTCGCACCGCGCACCATGCAGCGCCTCTCGCAAGAAGAGTTTTCATTTGGACTGAAATCGCTGATCATCGAGGTTCGAACGATGCGCGCGATGGAGCTCTTGGCACAGGACAGCATGCCGATAGAGTCGGTCGCCCAGAATGTCGGCTATGCGAGTGTGAGCTCATTCACGACCGCCTTCACCAACCGCACGGGCTATTCGCCAGGCGAATACCGGCAACGCAACCGTACGGCGCTGCAATCCTGCGGGATTTAG
- a CDS encoding exported hypothetical protein (Evidence 5 : Unknown function), whose amino-acid sequence MNTARKLKWAVTYCLASALGIATASADAVSDAKDFVAKLSAPNAPWSGPTTGPKALPGKSIIYVSTDQRNGGARGAGEGVKAAAARIGWTFKESDGQGSVAGRATALNQAIASKPDVIVLGGIDATEQAAVIEEAAKQGIVVIGWHAYGKSGPHDKLPIFTNITTDPLEVARAAASYPCAELNGKVGAVIFTDSTYEIAVRKSNAMAEVIKACGDSKVLEIVDTPLADASNRMPQLTTSLLQRYGKQWTTSLSINDLTFDFMAPSLSAAGLGGKDNPVAISPVTVARSRSSASALANIRPPLWLSR is encoded by the coding sequence ATGAACACTGCCAGAAAACTGAAGTGGGCTGTAACCTATTGCCTGGCGTCTGCCCTGGGCATCGCCACCGCATCCGCTGATGCGGTATCGGACGCGAAGGACTTCGTTGCCAAGCTGAGCGCGCCGAACGCGCCCTGGAGCGGGCCGACCACGGGGCCGAAAGCCCTGCCGGGCAAGAGCATCATTTATGTATCGACCGACCAGCGCAACGGCGGCGCGCGTGGCGCGGGCGAGGGCGTCAAGGCAGCGGCGGCACGGATCGGCTGGACCTTCAAGGAAAGCGACGGTCAGGGCTCCGTCGCGGGCCGCGCGACCGCTCTCAACCAGGCCATCGCTTCCAAGCCAGACGTCATCGTCCTCGGCGGCATTGATGCGACCGAGCAGGCTGCTGTCATTGAGGAGGCGGCCAAGCAGGGCATAGTCGTCATCGGCTGGCACGCCTATGGCAAGTCGGGCCCGCACGACAAGCTCCCGATCTTCACCAACATCACAACGGATCCGCTCGAAGTCGCCCGCGCGGCGGCGTCATATCCCTGCGCCGAGCTGAACGGCAAGGTCGGAGCGGTCATCTTCACCGACAGCACCTATGAAATCGCAGTCAGAAAATCCAATGCGATGGCCGAGGTCATCAAGGCTTGCGGCGACAGCAAGGTGCTCGAGATTGTCGATACGCCCCTGGCTGACGCGTCGAACCGCATGCCTCAGCTCACGACATCGCTGCTGCAGCGCTACGGCAAGCAATGGACGACGTCGCTGAGCATCAACGATCTGACGTTCGATTTCATGGCGCCCTCGCTTTCAGCGGCGGGGCTCGGTGGCAAGGACAATCCGGTCGCCATCTCTCCGGTGACGGTAGCGAGGTCGCGTTCCAGCGCATCCGCTCTGGCGAATATCAGGCCGCCACTGTGGCTGAGCCGCTGA